One genomic region from Streptomyces sp. NBC_00457 encodes:
- the gatC gene encoding Asp-tRNA(Asn)/Glu-tRNA(Gln) amidotransferase subunit GatC: MPGITREEVAHLARLARLELKPEELEHFAGQLDDIIGAVARVSEVADQDVPPTSHPLPLTNVMRADEVRPSLTPEQALSGAPAQEQQRFKVPQILGED, from the coding sequence ATGCCTGGCATCACGCGCGAGGAGGTCGCCCACCTCGCACGGCTGGCGCGTCTGGAGCTGAAGCCCGAAGAGCTCGAGCACTTCGCGGGACAGCTGGACGACATCATCGGCGCGGTCGCACGCGTCAGTGAGGTCGCCGACCAAGACGTACCGCCGACCTCGCACCCGCTCCCGCTGACGAACGTCATGCGGGCGGACGAGGTCCGTCCGTCGCTCACCCCCGAGCAGGCGCTCTCCGGCGCCCCGGCCCAGGAGCAGCAGCGTTTCAAGGTGCCGCAGATCCTGGGGGAGGACTAA
- a CDS encoding putative bifunctional diguanylate cyclase/phosphodiesterase, whose protein sequence is MEPTESAAPYSRLRLRRVTDAWQASPWGGRSGERPGTGERTAGQRPAADAQNTAQLTADRSHSALPGTDAERHTSWPALPAAVMAAAGFVLGGGFFRAFTLDHALFPSGAVGWSLAVLTGIIVGHLVALGRARWWGGTGSGAALTLAVLMLYGWVPAGMVSLTVVVLVGVARRNRWRQGLLHGAVDILGIGAGALVLAAFGRVPSVEAPWNPDTWTFYTAPEVILVAVAYLAVTRTLLWYLHAPRTGGLPTVARTALVRQGLVTVALLGIAPLVCVVAVAKPVLLPLFSIPLIALDFTLWIARARAEEQLRDPLTGLPNRQWLLERIWTALDDAERIGARSALMLIDLDRFRSVNDTLGHLAGDRLLLQIADRLRVALPRGAEAARLGGDEFAVLLPVADSTTSATRMARALVAALSSPLDLDGLTLVLEASAGVAVFPDHALDAEGLLRRADVAMYQAKRDRTGVEVYESKRDSNTPDRLGLLGDLRRALDAHEVELHYQPKVRFDGQVAGLEALVRWVHPERGRVPPDEFIAIAESSGLMPHLTEYVLDTALAQVARWRAQGLYVPVAVNVSPRDVHTPGFAGSVAARLARHGVPAGALQLEITEHVLLEDPQRAADTLAGLTGHGVKMSLDDFGTGYSSLVHLRRLPVSELKIDRSFVARLAVDAEDAEIVRCTVDLAHSLGLLVVAEGVEDDETWERLRDLRCDAVQGWLVAAAMPAEETTAWLRARGSRGWQRPRAALPAAD, encoded by the coding sequence ATGGAACCGACCGAGAGCGCCGCCCCATACTCGCGGCTGCGCCTGCGCCGGGTCACCGACGCATGGCAGGCGAGCCCATGGGGCGGGCGGTCCGGGGAGCGTCCGGGCACGGGGGAGCGCACCGCCGGGCAGCGTCCCGCGGCCGACGCGCAGAACACCGCACAGCTCACCGCCGACCGGTCGCACAGCGCACTGCCGGGCACCGACGCGGAACGGCACACCTCCTGGCCCGCACTGCCCGCCGCGGTCATGGCGGCGGCCGGATTCGTCCTGGGCGGCGGCTTCTTCCGCGCGTTCACCCTGGACCACGCCCTCTTCCCGTCCGGCGCCGTCGGCTGGTCGCTCGCCGTGCTGACCGGCATCATCGTCGGCCACCTGGTCGCCCTCGGCCGCGCCCGCTGGTGGGGCGGCACCGGCTCCGGCGCCGCCCTCACCCTCGCCGTCCTGATGCTGTACGGCTGGGTGCCCGCCGGAATGGTCAGCCTCACCGTCGTCGTCCTGGTCGGCGTGGCCCGCCGCAACCGCTGGCGGCAGGGCCTGCTGCACGGCGCGGTGGACATCCTCGGCATCGGCGCCGGCGCCCTGGTCCTGGCCGCGTTCGGCCGGGTGCCGTCCGTCGAGGCCCCCTGGAACCCCGACACCTGGACCTTCTACACCGCCCCCGAAGTCATCCTCGTCGCGGTCGCCTACCTCGCGGTCACCCGCACCCTGCTCTGGTATCTGCACGCCCCGCGCACCGGCGGCCTGCCCACGGTCGCCCGCACCGCCCTGGTCAGACAGGGCCTGGTCACGGTCGCGCTGCTCGGCATCGCACCGCTGGTGTGTGTCGTGGCCGTGGCCAAGCCGGTGCTGCTGCCGCTGTTCTCGATCCCGCTCATCGCCCTGGACTTCACCCTGTGGATAGCCCGGGCCCGCGCCGAGGAGCAGCTGCGCGACCCGCTCACCGGGCTGCCCAACCGGCAGTGGCTGCTCGAGCGCATCTGGACCGCGCTGGACGACGCCGAGCGCATCGGCGCACGGTCCGCTCTGATGCTGATTGACCTCGACCGCTTCCGGTCGGTCAATGACACGCTCGGTCATCTCGCCGGTGACCGGCTGCTGCTGCAGATAGCCGACCGGCTGCGGGTGGCGCTGCCGCGCGGGGCGGAGGCCGCGCGGCTGGGCGGGGACGAGTTCGCCGTCTTACTGCCGGTCGCCGACTCCACCACGTCCGCGACCCGGATGGCCCGGGCCCTGGTCGCCGCGCTCAGCTCACCGCTCGACCTCGACGGCCTCACCCTCGTCCTGGAGGCCAGCGCCGGAGTCGCCGTCTTCCCCGACCACGCCCTCGACGCGGAGGGTCTGCTGCGCCGGGCGGACGTGGCGATGTACCAGGCGAAGCGGGACCGTACGGGTGTGGAGGTCTACGAGTCCAAGCGGGACTCCAACACCCCGGACCGCCTCGGCCTGCTGGGCGATCTGCGGCGCGCGCTCGACGCGCACGAGGTGGAGCTGCACTACCAGCCCAAGGTCCGCTTCGACGGACAGGTCGCCGGTCTCGAGGCGCTGGTCCGCTGGGTGCACCCGGAGCGCGGGAGGGTGCCGCCGGACGAGTTCATAGCGATCGCCGAGTCGTCCGGGCTGATGCCGCATCTGACGGAGTACGTGCTCGACACGGCGCTCGCGCAGGTCGCGCGGTGGCGGGCACAGGGGCTGTATGTGCCGGTCGCGGTGAACGTGTCCCCGCGCGACGTGCACACCCCCGGGTTCGCGGGTTCGGTGGCCGCGCGGCTCGCCCGGCACGGAGTTCCCGCGGGGGCGCTCCAGCTCGAGATAACGGAACACGTGCTGCTGGAGGATCCGCAGCGGGCCGCCGACACGCTTGCCGGGCTGACCGGGCACGGCGTGAAGATGTCGCTGGACGACTTCGGCACCGGGTACTCGTCGCTGGTGCATCTGCGGCGGCTGCCGGTGAGCGAGCTGAAGATCGACCGTTCCTTCGTCGCGCGGCTGGCCGTCGATGCCGAGGACGCGGAGATCGTGCGGTGCACGGTGGATCTCGCCCATTCCCTCGGCCTTCTCGTGGTCGCCGAGGGCGTCGAGGACGACGAGACGTGGGAGCGGTTGCGGGATCTGCGCTGTGACGCGGTTCAGGGGTGGTTGGTCGCGGCCGCGATGCCGGCGGAGGAGACGACGGCGTGGCTGCGGGCGCGGGGATCTCGGGGGTGGCAGCGGCCACGCGCGGCGTTGCCTGCGGCCGACTAG